GCAGGAGCGGTGCTTCCTGCAGGCAGAGGTGGGCCTTGAGTAATTGGAGCCACCTGGGCTCACTAatacactactcacaaaaagttagggatatttggcttttgggtgaaatttcaggacgagcctaaaatgcattcaaacctttatgggtgaacttaatgtgaccttctctaagcttttgaatgcacatgtccaactgttaaatgtttcagaacgttttgcacaagttgctgttctctaacgaggagcttaacggcaaaattcacaacaggtgtttgatcctcgaatcgaccgataaatgtcctggttcagttagagctggtgtttaaacagtcgtcctcatcaccaaccaggacatttattggtcgattcgaggatcaaacacttgttgtgaattttgccgttaagctcctcgttagagaacagcaacttgtgcaaaacgttctgaaacatttaacagttggacatgtgcattcaaaagcttagagaaggtcacattaagttcacccataaaggtttgaatgcattttaggctcgtcctgaaatttcacccaaaagccaaatatccctaactttttgtgagtagtgtataAGCAGGGCTCCACTAACTAttctcccctctctgctcctTCAGGTAATCttggtttgtcttttgttctggtttggttttgggttgcaatattcattcagatTTCCACATACATGTCCACGCATTCATACATTGCATACACTGGACATAATGACATACTCACATCTCatgtttatctttctttttgttttgcttaagtTTCAATAAAACTAATCTCTTGGCCTATACCTTTGTCTCCCCTCATTTTTTGTTACGGGCCGTGAGTCAGACTGTGACAAGTGGCTCACCTCAGATACTCTATAAAATCTTTGTTTAATGGGTTTAGCCTCTCCAATATCTATGTCATGCTCTATCAGATGGGTCCGTGGGGGAGCGTCAGAAAATAAACCAGGATAACTTTTTATGAGTGCCACCAGCTCATCACGTTTGTCACACTCTAAGTGGTCAACCAATACGTCAAGATTTTGCAAAGTCTGAGAGTTTTTCAAACGACCTCCTAAAACCTCATCTGAACCAACACCTATCTCCTCTTCTCCCACCTCCAAAAAGTCCAGGCCACCATGGACAGGCACGGGCGACGATGCCAACGCTGACGCTGTAGGTTCAAGAACAAAATTTCAATTGCatagttttttttgtgtctaaTAAAAACTCAGGAATAAAAAATCCTGACtgaggttctcataattcatgcatgaaaggggtaaaaaattaaattttgacTTGTTTCCTTCCAAATCCAACAGGTTAGTCAGTTGAGCAGAACCCACCTTAGTTGATGGACTttgataatttatttattttaactatttattttgATAATTATATTTCttgtatttgcaaaaaaaaaaaaaaagcctttggtatataaaacaatcaaaaaccaTTTGGCATGCAGTGAAATTGTCCTTTTGGGTCCCTGGAGGGTGCCAAGCCCCTGgcagctgctgttttgttgCTTCACTGGTAATCCAGCATGTAAAAGATGTGCCTCCATCACATGACTCACATTTACTGCAGGAAAGACACACAAATAGAAAAatagatctttaaaaaaaaaaaaaaaaagattatggGCTTGTTTCATCTGTGTAATGTTTTATCTGAGCTCATGTAATTTTGTCTTGTTTATTCATAGTCCTCTAACTTTGTACCTTAGCTCGGGTTATTTAATTTTGTCCTAGCCCATAAATAATTGATTAATCTGGTTTTGACCTTTGGCTGAGTCCCCTCCCCCATCAGACACTCCTCATAATTACTAGTCTGTTTAGGCTGGAGTGTTTGCGTTAAAAAGATTCAGCCACCTCCGTCAGTGCCTTCAGTCAGCTGCTCCTAAATAAAACCTCTCAGGAGCAGGAGCAGTGCCAACTCGATCTATATTGATCAGGTGCTAAAAATGAGCACACTTGTTTTAGCACCTGTTACACTACTTCTTGCTTTTTTGGGGCATGTTATTTATGTCTATCAACCCATAGTACTGTTTTCTAAAATAGGATAGAGCTCCTTGTATTAGGAATGTGTAGATGTGGTTAAAATGTTCATATTCATAAAATGAATGTAGGCCACAGGAGCACACATTATTTTAGAGCAATCTTGTAGGTATGTAATTATATTGCATCCTAATGTGTTTGTCCCATTTTCTCCTTCGATATCAGTTTCCAACTAATCAGAAACAAGTCAGACTAATGGTGGTTTTGAGACTATTTCGAATCTATTCTGGGAATTTGCGTCAAATATTTTGAAGATCTAAATACTTCCtgatattttgtatattttgctGTCAGTATTTATCTGTGTATTATGTCTAATTAACTGCTGCTGATCAAATTGCTGCCCAATTAGTCCAGGACACTTTTGCAAATGAGATTTTTAATCTAAAGAGTATCACGATCTTGATTAAATTAAGgttaaatggaaataaaaacaatattttcagTTACTCTAACACTGAATATATACTATTATATCCCACatgtacacccccccccccccccccccccccacacacacacacacacacatgcacacactttaTTTGGATACAAATGTATGTTTTTCCTACAGGGAGATCCTCCTTAGAACCAATCAATCTGTCACATTGTGTTTAGGTTGATGATTAAAAGGGCAGAGGCCAGAGACACAGCTTCCAAGAAGCATGGCAGCACAAACAGTGATTAGACCGGTGCCAACGTGACCTGCTCTAATAAAGCCTGAATCTactatttctgttttatttcatggCACCCAGATCATAAACATGTGTGGTTAAATTGCAACGTGGTGAATGGAAGCAAGCTGGTACAACCGTGGAAGTATTTTTTGCATGCCTCAAATAACCTTCTGGCACCATATCTTCCCCCTGTGtcagacaaataaaataaaaactggaaaatgCTATAGCTCATAAAGCCTGTGCTGAACACCTTACAGCGCTTTTGTCAGTGAGATCTCAGATAAGCCAAGTTTGGTACGACACAGTAACCCCTGACTTGACTCTATCAAAGGTCCTGTCATCCTTTGAATGCAACAAATGCACTACATTTACTGCACCCATTggttttccacatttttaaaggtttatGTCTAATAATAaaggatcttttttttattctcttgtATGCCCATCAAGCctaaaattttttaatttatgcccCGACCTCTTCATTCTTTAACACAAGCTAGTTATAACAGACCTGTTGGGGGATTAACAGGTTTCTAAAGGTCAAAGGGGATTCTGGTGATTCTCCTTAATCTTTGGCACGTTACTTAAACACTGTTGAATAAGAAAGCTTATTCTGACCTCACCGTTGATACTCCCGTCATCCGTACCATATTGGGATAGGGAGCTGCTAATCTGCTGAGAGCAGACAGACTACTAAGAATCTCCAGAAGAATTGTTCCACAGAGGCTTAAAATTTGCAAATATCTGAATTATTTATCAGATAGGTTTGTTTATTGGTGTGTCTTTCTCTCAATGACATAAAAATTGTCTTGACtttgcaaattttttttaaatatttgttttttatgagcatcactgtaaaaaacaaacaaactaataatCAGTAAACGATATAGAGAAATCCAGCATAACGGTTATTTAAAAGGGTTTCTAATACAAGCTAAAAAGATGTTTAACACAAATTATAACTTTATGCGAAAGTTTTTGACAAGAGAAAGAATCATAAAATCTCCCTCAGAGACATGAACCTTGATTTTAAAAGGCCTGAGTTACTCTGCTTTCTGAATCAAAGGAGACTTGATTAGTTGACTTGTGGAGGTGCAGAGGGGGATTATCGCCTACTACAGTCATGTGGCGACTGCGAGGTTGTATTTCTGTCCCTGTGATTTAGACGGCTGCACCCTTTGTGGTCAAAAAAAGCTATCCTCTGATTGCTTAACTGGATTATCAAGCAGGCAACAACAGCAATAAAGAACTGGCTAAGCCTGAATGATGCACAGAGGGTGGCAGGTATATAATGGGAGCTGAGCTGTAGACTGCACTCTCAACTTACCCAGACACCCTCTGCCACGGTCCCAGACAACTAAGAAGAGGTAAGAAGCCTTCATATTCATAGATGAATGGGTGAAAGATGGTTGGATGTATAGTGGTGAAACTAATAATGAAATACAGTTCTTGCCTgacagcccccctgtgaccctgaatatGATAAGCAGTTATGAAAATGGATGAAGCCTAATGAGTTATGTTACACTGTGGGGTTACTGCATTGTTTGATAGGCCATTGAACTTAACTTACAGGTTCTCTCTGAGTCCTCAGCCACAATAGATGAATGTATAAGAGAAAGAAATGCCATGCACACGTTAggttaatgtttgtgtgtgagggttggttataaaaagataaaataatgtAGCCAAGAATGTTATTTAATCACAATAAAAGAATGAAACATaagcattaaatattaaatatagtgCTTTCTGATTTGAGGcatagttgatttttttttttttttttttgaagaggtGTTATACAGTGATACATGCTGATATTCACAGCAATTAGCCAATCAGAAGCAAGGCAAGCAGCTGTACCGTACctctccatggtgctgaaatAAGTAACTGCAGCCCACGGCAGCTTTAGACTGAAGAGTCCCACTGAATTAAACAAGCTTTTATTCCTGTGAGTTGTTTTTATTATCCACACGAGAAATCTTTGTATATGATGGTGGAACTTTTTAAGCTTAACACAGGTAAGCAACCGGGGTAAATCGAATTCACTCTTGTAGtgcataaaaactaaaaaactaaCAATGGTTTTGAGAAGTGACTGTCAATACAAGCACCTGCATCCTTACTGATGATTTTGATAGTGCACTCAGTGCCAGCAGCTTTTGAAGATTTTTACTTTGcctttttaatgtgtttagCTCGCCTCCATTCCTCTTTGAGGTGAGGAAGCTGGTGACaatagaaagaaaacaacacttTTATAAAGAGAAATatgatgattaaaaatgaacattatcAAACAACCCCAGGACTGTATATTATGTTGGAAGGTaaaatgaaactgagaaatgaGCAAACTGATTTGAAAATACTTAATTAAATGCTTATAGCTCTCTTAACCCTTCAAGACTTCAGGACTCTTTATTTAGAGGCTGTAGAGGGCTAATGTCAACACCTACAGTTTCTTAAGTCCTGGACTGCCATCAAAGGTAATGAATGGGTTTTATCCATGTACCTTTCCTTGAATAGTCCTTTGGCGCATTTAGGAGAAACAAATTGGGACATAACTGTGTGTGCAATGTAAATCtttgattgtttgttgtgaGGTCATGGAGGTTAGTTAGCAGATAGAGAATCACATCTTTGGAGGATGAGTCCTAACACCAGTGGTGTAATCTTATTGGAGAGGATTAACCCTCTGTACcttcaaaagaaaacatcacTACAGCTGCCagagagctgacaggaaggtcAATTATGGATCTGTGACCTCCTGATAACCCTttgataatcttttttttttccccctttcttccAACAGAACACTTCCAAAAATCTTCTAGAGATGGCAAAGTAAGTGTTTTAGTTTTAATGTTTATGTCCCTCAAATGCAGCTACTGGTTCTAATCAAACTCTATCTAAAAAATGCTCATGCTCAACCCACCAAATATAACAATTCAAATTTATTGTTAGTGGAAAGATGGGTCCCTTTTAACCAAAGAAGATCAAAATTACAATCACTTTGAAATCTGTAAACATTGGGAGCCATAGGTCAGATGGTCAGCCAACTCCTTAAAGGGATGAGTAGTTTTAACGTATTTATTTCAGGTTTGTAAAAGGCTTAGTCTCTTGATTTGCTGTTTCAATTGTGGTAACACAGTAACACAATGTTGAGCTTTATTTGAAGACACTGGTAATCAATTGCATGGGGAACCCTCTTACACCATTTGTAGTTCCCTCACCTGAGCCAGCCTCGCAATCCAGGCTTGCTGAAGTAAAGCAGCTCCACACTTAGCTTTTACTAACTGGATAACGAGGAATAAGGGATTATTGGCCCTTCTGTTGTTTGCCAAGAAACCGAATTTACCCACAGGATCCAAATTTAATCTTTATTTCATCTTGTTAAGCCTGACAGTAACTCCATCAGTGGATGTGctcttcttttaaaaacacatattATACAGTCTTATtcaacattttacacatttatttggCCCCTGGTTGTCAGAATAGGGTGTTGATACTGTAActgtaatatataaaaaaagggaaatttaaTGGCTGAATTTTCAGGTGACAGTGGGAATAAAGGGGcatttctcctttttgtttcaCAGGGTTTTCAAGAAAACCAGTGGAAACGGAGgggtatgttttatttttgtttcttataacgttaacatatatatatatatatatatgggttaAAACTTAAAAGGTTCTGAAACGCTGTGTTTTCCCTTCTTCTGTGTGACAGCTCACCCTCTACCTGGGGAAGAGAGACTATGTGGATGATGTGCAGAAAGTGGACAGAGTTGGTACGTGCGTGCCGCTGCACGTGTGCGCAGCTTCGTGCTCATTATGATGATAATAAGTTGtaatgctgcttctttttcagaCGGCATTGTAAAGCTGGATCCAGCAGATTTTGGAGACAGAAAAGGTAACGTCACATTAAGCTGAGCTTTAAATAGATTTCAGCCCCATAAATACGAGCCTTCGCTGATCAACGTGAAGCAACTGACGTAATAACGCATGTCTACAGTGTTTGTGCAGCTGGCATGTGCCTTCCGTTATGGTAGTGAGGACCTGGATGTGATGGGCCTGTGCTTCAGGAAGGACATCTGGATAAAGCAAGTCGAAATCTACCCAAATGGCGAGAAGCCTGCCTTGAGCGCCATGCACGAAACCCTGCTGAAGAAAGCCGGAGACAACGCACATCCTTTCTCTTTTGAGGTGTGTGATTGGCGTCTGTAAATTAAGCGCAACCAGTTTATGACCTCAGCCATGTTTTGtgggggtttttgtttttatttatttatttttgaaattgtGCATGGATGTAACGTTGTTTAATAGTGAGTATTTTATAGACATTTATATGTTTTTCTAAAAGGGAAAAAGGTTAAATTAACAAATTGGAAAGAAGAAATTAAGTCgcttcattttttattcacaaaTATATGAAATTACGCTTCATCTTGTGAATTAACAGGTAGAAATAAGTCTTCTGTTTTGTTATAAAACTTCCTCATTGTCTCCATAGATTCCCAACAATCTACCCTGCTCAGTCTCTCTGCAGCCTGGACCTGATGACAAAGGAAAGGTAACATATCCCTTTCATTTAATGTAGACAGACAAGCATGACACTTGGCTGAATGTCAGCTGCTTACACTTTCACTTTGCTTTGCAGGCTTGTGGTGTTGACTTTGAGGTCAAAACATACCTTGCCAAGGAAAAGAACAACCCTGATGAAAAGGTTGAAAAGAAGTGAGTTTACTTGCGTTTTCGCCTTATTAACCCGCCTCTCTTTGTTTCGTTTTTCTTCACCTCAtctcttcttccttctctcGCCTTCTGCCTGACAGGGACACCGCCCGTCTTATCATTCGTAAAATCCAATACGCCCCATCTCAGGTGGGCGCTGGGCCCAAAGCTGAAATCTGCAAAAGCTTCATGATGTCTGACAAGCCTGTTCATCTAGAAGCTTCGATGGCAAAAGATGTACAGCGCCAACACTCGACATCTCTAATTTTCAGTTTCACCTGTAGAAATGTTAACTGTGCAGTGAACCAATTAGAATTTCTCTCCTGTTTTGCCACAGCTCTACCTTCATGGTGAAGCCATCCCGATCAACATCAAAATCAAAAACGAGAGCAACAAAACAGTGAAGAAAATCAAAATCACCGGTGAGTACCTCAATTCACAGCGACAAGTTTTAACCAGAGCCTGTAACTGTTATAAAGAACAT
The window above is part of the Archocentrus centrarchus isolate MPI-CPG fArcCen1 chromosome 14, fArcCen1, whole genome shotgun sequence genome. Proteins encoded here:
- the arr3a gene encoding arrestin 3a, retinal (X-arrestin), producing the protein MAKVFKKTSGNGGLTLYLGKRDYVDDVQKVDRVDGIVKLDPADFGDRKVFVQLACAFRYGSEDLDVMGLCFRKDIWIKQVEIYPNGEKPALSAMHETLLKKAGDNAHPFSFEIPNNLPCSVSLQPGPDDKGKACGVDFEVKTYLAKEKNNPDEKVEKKDTARLIIRKIQYAPSQVGAGPKAEICKSFMMSDKPVHLEASMAKDLYLHGEAIPINIKIKNESNKTVKKIKITVDQTTDIVLYSADKYTKCVLSQEFAETVEPNGTYDNSLSITPLLNENKEKRGLALDGRLKDEDTNLASTTMLRQGIEKEVLGILVSYKIKINLMVAGGGLLGGLTSSDVTVELPLNLMHPKPQEE